Genomic DNA from Methylobacterium nodulans ORS 2060:
CGAAGCGACAGGCGGCCCAGCAGGCTCTGCGCGAGACCGAGGAGCGCTTCCGGCTCCTCGTTCAGGGCGTGCGGGACTACGCCATCTTCATGCTCAGCCCGGAGGGGATCGTCACCAACTGGAACTCCGGCGCGCAGCGCATCAAGGGCTACAGCGAAGCCGAGATCATTGGGCAGCATTTCTCCCGCTTCTACACCGAGGAGGACCGCGCCGCGGGCGTGCCCGCCAGAGCCTTGGAAACGGCGGCTCGGGTGGGCAAGTTCGAAGCGGAAGGCTGGCGGGTTCGGCGGGATGGAACGCGGTTCTGGGCCAGCGTGCTGATCGACGCCATCCGCGACGAGACCGGGCGACTGGTCGGCTTTGCCAAGGTCACCCGCGACATCACCGAGCGGCGGAATGCGCAGCAAGCGTTGGAGAAGACGCAGGCGGCCCTGTTCCAGGCTCAGAAGATGGAGGCGCTGGGTGGGCTCAGTGCTGGCATCGCGCACGACTTCAACAACCTGCTCACCGTGGTGCTGGGCAATCTCGATCTTCTGCGGCGGGCACCCGAGGAGCGCCGGGCGCGGTTGATCGACAACGCGATGCAGGCGGTCGAGCAGGGCCGCAAGCTGACCCAGCAGTTGCTCGCCTTCGGGCGCTCTCAGACACTGCGGCCCGAGGTCGTGGACGTGACCCGGCTCATTCTGGGCATGAACGACATGCTCAAGCAGTCGCTCCGGGGCGACATCGGCATCGTGCTCGACCTTGCGGAGGATCTGTGGCCCGTCGAGGTCGATCCCGCTCAGCTACAGATCGCGCTCATCAACTTGGCCGTGAACGCACGGGACGCCATGCCCAAAGGGGGCCAGTTCCGGATCAAGACCGAGAATGTGACAACTCACGACGGGAAGGTGGCCCAGAGCGTCGCGATTTCGGTGAGCGACACCGGCCATGGCATGTCGCCTGACGTGCTCGCCCGGGCCTTCGAGCCGTTCTTCAGCACGAAGGAGGTGGGCAAAGGCACCGGGCTCGGCCTACCGCAGGTCTACGGCTTTGCCCAGCAGTCGAATGGGTCGGTGCGGGTGACGAGCGAGGTTGGTCATGGCACGACCTTCACGATCTCTCTGCCGCGCACGAGTGCCCAGGTTCCTGATGCAACGGGGCCTCAGCGCACGGCTGGCAAGCCTGTACGCCTCCTCCGCATCTTACTGGTCGAGGACAATTCTCAAGTAGCCGATGCTACAGCGTCGGTCCTGATGGAGCGCGGTCACTCAGTTGTGAGCGCTGGTACTGCGGCAGAGGCTCTGTATATCCTCAACTCAGGCCAGCCATTCGATCTCGTTCTATCGGACCTTGTCATGCCGGGTGGCATGAATGGGCTTGAACTGGCGAAGCACATCCGGAGCCGCTGGCCTGCCCTGCCAGTGCTGCTCGCGACCGGCTACAGCGATCAAGCTGCGACTGCGACCCGGGAAGGCTTCTTGCTGATCTCGAAGCCCTACGAGCCAGCCGCGCTGCTGCTCGCAGCCGAGCGAACGGCCTCACCAATTACCCTGTCTGCCGTCCAGAGCAACGTGATCCCGCTGATCCGGCCTGCCTCGTGACCAGCAGAGCGACAACTGCTGTGCACGGAGCAGGTATCGGCACCTACTTCTCGGACTTCTCTTTGACCGCCTGCCGCAACGCCTTGCGCTGCGAGATGGCGCTGGTCCGGATGCCATACCGCGTGGCATTCCCCTTGAGGGTCTTGCGAACGCCTCCGCCATGACCGCGGTCCCGGCCTCGGTCACGCGCCCGCTCGCGCGCTTGTTGCGACCCTGCGTCCAAGACCCGGAATGCCGCATCAGCCAGCACATCCGTCATGAACGATCGGACGAGCCCCTCGGCGTCGACCCCGAGGATGGCCCGGTTCAACCCCACATTCGTGACCTCGTCTTCACCTGCGTAATTGCGAACGCACCACGGCCCGCCTTTGAACCTGGGCAACTGGATAGGCCCTGCGCTAAATCAACCAGAGCCTTTGCGCAGGCACTTGGGGACGCAGGCCCGTGATGAAGCATCTCTTCACCGAGACCTTCAGGACGCCTGGGTGGCCAACTTGGGCGCAGTATCTCGCAACCACGGCCGTTGTCACGGCCGTGCTGCTCGTGCGCGTGTGGCTCGGACCACACCTCAGTGGCTTCCCGGTCCTTTTATTCTTCGCGGCCATCATCGTGTGCGCTGTTCTGTTCGACAGAGGCTGCGGGATCTATGCGGTGCTCCTAAGCGCCGGTTACGTAGCCTACTTCCTGCTTTCGCCGATCTACAGTCTCAAGGTCGCGAGCCCGTCCGATATCGTCGGACTTTTCCTGTTTGTCGCCATCGGCCTTGCTACCGTGACCATTATCGCGGCGTTCCACTCAACGCTGCACAACCTCGCCGAAGCGAACACGCGGCTCGCCGCGTCCGAGCAGGAGAAGGACTTGCTGCTGCGGGAGGCATCCCACCGCATCCGCAACGACCTGACCACGCTCATGGCTCTGGTGAAGCTCCAGTACCGCACCGTGCAGGACGAGACGGCCCGCGCGATGCTCGCGGCCACGGCCGACCGGATGCAGGTGCTGGCGCGGGTCCACGAACGGCTGCGCCGCGACACCAGCAAGACGACGGTGGGCAGCTACGAATTTCTCTCCGGGCTGTGTAACGACCTGCGCACGAGCATGATTGGCCTGCGCCCTGTCGTGATCAGGGCGGAGGTGGAGGACCACGCTCTGCCGCAGGACCGCGCCGTTGCGGTCGGCCTCATTCTCAACGAGTGCGTGACCAACGCCATGAAGTACGCCTTCCCGGACAACCGGCCCGGCATCATCGCGGTTCGGTTCCGGCGTGAGGACGATGCGCTGGTGCTCGAAGTGCGGGACGACGGTGTCGGCGTCGCGTTCGACGGCCCGGAGCGGGCCAGGGGCACCGGTTTGGGCCAGCGGCTGATCCGCTCGATGGTGGCGCAGCTTGAGGGCATCTACGACATCCGGCCGAACGGTGGCGCTTCGGGAACCGTGGTGACGATCCGGTTCCCGGCGAACCCATAGCCCATATGGCAGGTGGTGATCCGTATCCTTAACCGTTTGATGCTTCATCTCCGCATTCGCGTGCAAGGCCGCCCCGCGTGACCGGTAGGGAGGAATTCGGGCCCGCCATCCAGAACGGGAGTGCCGTCGTGACCTGGACGCCCGCCGACCTTGATCTCGCCACCCAGAGCACGGCCGAGTGGGAGATTGTTTGCCAGCGGCAGGCGGCGCTGGTCGCCCGTCTCAAGGCGGCCGGAGCCGACGCCCGCCTGGAGGAGGCGGTGCTGGCGCAGTGCAGGTGGATCCTCGACCAGAAACGCGCGCACCGGGACCGGATCCGGGCGGAGCAGGAGGGGAATTTGTGAGCGCGCGGAGCACCCTTTCCCACGAGGTGAGACGCATCCGCGACTGCACCTGCTTCATTCCAGGGGCGTCTCCATCCGTCCCAGCGCGTCCCGTTCCACTAAATGCTCGGCAAGCTCCCGAAGCTGATCAGGCATTCTCCCCTCATTAGGAAGAGCCAAGGCTTCCAGCACGCCCTGAGCGACGCCGTGCAACACAGGGCCAGTCCGCTCATTGTCTCCGTCTCGATAGAAGAAATTTGCATCACGCATAATGACCTTCAGTGCGGAACGAGGTCCCGCGCTGTCCCAAGCTCACGCTTAATCCATGTTGCGCCCCTACTAGAGAATGACGCCCGTGGCGTGTGGTTTCAGCGTAGCCGTTTGGAAGTCGCCGTAACTATGTTCGGTTTGTGAAACTATGCACTCGCGCCTTCAGGAGTGGTGGCGCAGCAGGCTGACCTTCAACGGCTTTTGAAGGAACGTACACATGTTCGTATGGAGCGGCTCGTCGCTGCCCAGTGCCAGGATCACCTCGCTTGTTGCGCCGTGCGTCGGTGCCAAGGTGCCCGTCGCGTCGTCGTCGTACGCGCTCAGTGTGAGCGGGAACCGTTCACCGCCGCCCGGCGCTGTAATGGCTGCAAAGGAGGAGGTGGTTCGGGAAACCATGGTCCTCCTGTGATGCCGGCCTGAAGAGCAGCCAGTCGACTGCGATTTGCGATCTCAGCCCCTCTGAGATGTCCGCCCTGAACGTCTCATCGGTTTCAAGGATGAGACCGCCGCTGCGAAGTTCAAGCCGTTCTGGTTGAAGGGCGCGTGATGCAGACCGCGCGGCGTTCGTGTATACACGCTCTCTGAAACGGTAGCAGCCAAGCTTTTGCTGCTGTGCGAGATAACCGTGCGGAGGAGATGTCATGGGAAGACATGCCCGCTACCCATATTTGGTGCATCGCAGTACGGTCATTCCCTCTGAAGAATACGCTGAGGATCGTGCCGCAGAACTTCACAGATGGCTGCGCGAACGGCATACAGAGTATGGCTATTCGCCGCAGGGCTTTCATTTTCGGTATGCGTCCGAGGCGGTTTTGTTCCGGCTCCGGTGGGCATAGGCGATCTGCCACGGCCTCGCGATGAATATGGACATCGCGCGTGTCGTGGCGGTACGTAGAGAAGGAGCCGGCCGCAGAGCATTGCGCGGCCGGCTCGAACGTTGATTTGAGGATTTGAGATGTCGTCGGTTATTGATAAGGTTCTGAAAGAAATCATGGCTGAGCGGGCGGCTCGTATCGAAGCACGGCGTCGGAGAGAGCGAGAAATTGCCGCTGAATTCCCCTTCCGTCTCTCGATGGGGCCGCCGTTTATTCAGGTTGCACATGATGAGCGGAACGATATCCCGCAAGATGTAGCCAATTGGCTGGAGGAGAATGAGGTTTCCTTCCATCATAATGAGCGTCATTTTCGGTTCAAGACCGAGAGCGACGCGCTTCTGTACCAGATGCGCTGGTATGAATACGTTTCGACATGCTAATGGCTTGCTTGCCGCATGAGCATTTTCGCGGCTGGTCCGAGCGTTTGATTTGAGGGATTTGAGATGTCTTCGTTTGCGCGTGAAATTCCCACCATATATACGGCCCGTATTCGGGCGTTTGATGAAAAGCTTGCGGCGTTCCCGTATGCACTGCCTGTCCATGGTGGATTTGCCCTAGGTCCCCGCGGTCCTGGGGGCGTTCCCAAGGCCGTGGCTGAATGGGCGCACGAGAACCGTATCGAGGTATGGCGTCTCTCCAGTGAGGTGCGGTTCAAGACCGAGAACGATGCTCTGATGTTTAAACTGTTCTGGGGCGACGAATACCTGGAGACCTGTTGATCCGCTGGCCCCACACTGCGAGCTTCACCCGGCGGGACATGGCCCGTCTGGTGGCACGGCTCCAGGAGCAGTGCGGCTGCCAGTATGTGGTGAGCCGGCAGGAGTCCCTGTTCCTGCCGCGGCAGTGGCACGGCACCTCTACACCCGATCAGGCGACTTCAGCTTCGATCCCGAGCCACTTCTTGATCTTGGTCACCATGCTCCGATCCACCGATTTCTGTTCGGGCGCGTGCTTGGCTCGGACCAGCCTTGCGCTCACTTCGTCCTCGCTCAAGAGGCGGGCCTGACGGCCAATGGCCAGGGCCCCTTCGAGTATCGCCAGTCCCTCATCGAAGCTCAGCGGGGTCGTGTCGAAACCCAAGGGGCTCCTGTAGGTGCGTGCTTCAATGTACTGCTGGCGCAGGAATTCCACCTCGCGCTTGTCGGCGCACGCCAGCCTCGCCACGAATGGCAGGAGGCGCTGTCGCTCGGCGTCGGTTGCCTCGTCGTTGAGGCGCATCGCCAATCGGCAGATCGTCCTGCTGAAGCAGTCGGGCATGTCGTCCACGCAGCGCACCGGTTGGTACGGGAACCCGGCCGCGACAATTGCGGCCTCATTGATGCAGGTACCGCCGTTTGGTCCTGGAAACGGGTGTGATCCGACCTTGAGGGTCCAATTCAGGATGTGATCGAACTGCGCCATGGCTGTCCCCCATGCCGCCCCCTGAACAACCTTGGGCACCGTGGCGCGCCGTCAATACGGACCATCTAGGCCGATCAACCGGACAGGCGCGGCCCGTCCTACGCCCGGGTGTTCTCCGGTTGCAGCCTACCAGTCGGCGAGCGGGAAGGGCCACCGCAGCCGGGCCTTCATCTCGCCGTGAGGGTCAGGTTTCGAGCCCCGCATACCCACGGCCATGGTGATGCTGATCGCGTCCTTGACAGACGACGGATAAGGCTTGCGGATCTGGATCCAGGACTCCGGCACTTTGTCCGCACACCAGTCCAGGAAGGTGTCTGCGGTATCCCCCGCCGGCCACTCGCAGCCGCTCAGGTACTCCATCAATCTCACACGGTTCGTCACCTTGATTGCCTGCCCGGGCCACTTGCGGGGGTGCCCGTGACGGGCATCGTCGCGGAGTTCACGGATCACCAAGCGTACGCATGCCATGGCCGCGAGTTGGCTGGCCATCCCTTGCCATCCGGTTAGCCGATCACCGGACGCGTGTTCGAGCGCCGTCGCCACTCGCCCCTGTTCCGCCTCTTCGCAGCGATCAACTGCCTGATTGCGCGGGTCGGTGCCCGACGTGTCAGCTTGGAGCCTCAGCCTTGTTGCCAATAGTTTATCGGTGCGCCTTCGCCGGCTTGATGAGCGTGGTAGCTTTGCTCCAAGGCAATCACCCGGCCCAAGGCAATATAACTGCGCAAGCGAGCCGTATGTAGAGCAGCTTCTAGCTGCTGCGGAGATTCGCCCTGCTGCGGCTCGTTATTCTCAAGCCGCTGCACTACCTCCTTGTGCTGCTCCCACATCTGCCGGGCCCTCGCCAGATCAGAATGCATAGCTTCCCTCCTGGAACAACAGTAAATTGGGTCATCTACTTGCCTTGGAGATTAAGCTGTCGCCCGGCTGCGATAGCATCGTCTGATCAACTTGCATAGACCCGCAATCGACGTTGCGAAATTAGATTTTGCGCGCAGCTACGAGTGCTGCTTGGCGTAAGCTGGTGGCCGCCGTGTTGCCACGACTTGTGCACCCCAGGACGATTTGAGGGTTGTGGCGACCTGAATGAGGTCTAACGTTCCCCATCGTTGGCCGGGGTCGCCAGCACATCGAGAAGTACAATCCGGCAGGAAACCGCGATGGCGCGAGGGTTAGAGCGCTGGCTGCTGAAGAGGCGGATCCCAGGTGCGTTTCGAAGGCGGCGTGCCACGTTATGGCCTTTTCGCGAAAATGCCATAACGGTCATGGTCAGGCCGGTACGCGGCCCACCACATCAGTGCTCATCGAGAGAGCCAACACAATCAACCAAGCGCTTGTATGAGGACTCTGGGAGTAAGTGGGCTGCCTGTCTGGCATTGGTGCGCCATTTCGGTCCCCTGGACATCACCTCGCTCCACGCGTCCTTCAGTTCGTAGGGCCTCTGTTTGGTAAGGACGTCGATCAGTTCGGCAGCCTGACGCATGTCCTTCAAAGCCTTAGCTTGGCTTTCTGGAGATCCGAGCCGCTCGCGACTGACGATGAGCTTATGGAGGGCATACCGCTCCGGAGCCGGAGCGTTGATGAGGACCCCTGCGCCATGCAGGGCGACGGCCCGGATCTCCTGGTAGAGGAGGAAATCGAGAAAGCGCAGCGGTTGCCCATCCCCCCGCAGGGCTGGGAGTGGCACAGGCTCGTCCGTATCGGGACCCCGGTTCGGGGCCAGAATGTCGACGCGGTACTTCGTACCAAGAGCGTATTGTGTAATCCTTGTGCTGTTGCTGACGTGAGGCACCGGCCGGAAATTCGGGTCGACGCTCTTCAGGATCTCTCCGAATGGTTGGTCGGTCCGATCCTCCACCGCAACCGAGATACTCGGAAACTGAGCAAGGTCGAGATCCGCGGTGGTGAGATTGCTGGCCCCGAGCTTGACCCCAAGCAGACCTGAGTAGCACTGGTAAGCGACCGTGCCGACTACAACGGCGCGCATGCGAAACACGCCCGCGTTGGCGAGAGCCTCCAAAACTCTCCCGGTCATGGAATCAGGACGGACGAACCCGGCGCGAAGGAGCGCTGCGATCATCTCGCGCCGCTGGCGAAAGTCGTCTTTTGCCTCCTTGTGCGCGTCAATGACCTTGCGGAGGTCCGGCGTATCCGGACCGACGTACCGTTTGCGCCGCTCATGCTCGCGCTGTGGCTCCTGGAAATACCAGTACCGCCGCCCTTTGATCGTCGACGTGTAGAAGGAGCCCTCGACGGAAAAGTCCGTTTGAAGCTGGGCGATGGCAGCGCGCTCGACAAGCTCCGCGTAGAGGGTTTGCAGTGCCAGGGACACGGGTTGGGCCATCGGGATGTTCTCGCGTGCTCCGTTATGGTCACTTTGAGAGGTGACCATAACGGTACCATGCCCGCCTGTTATGGTCACCATTCAGAATGCCCATAACGGACCACATGCATTGGTACGTCATCGGGGGATATCGGCGCGAGGGCCGGCCCAGCGTGACCTGGACGAGGGGACCGGCGCGCCGCGGTCGAGAGCGTGGCTCGCGTGGGCGTGGCACCGCAGGCCGAGGTGTTCACCGACAGCGCCCAGCCGTGGCACCGGATGCTGGAGCGCACCGAAAAGCACGCCCGAGGAATGATGAAGTAGCTCTGACCGCTCGCCCTTTCCTGCCCGCTCCGTGGCCCTCGACCTTGATGCGTTCGGCAAACCCGTTGCTGGGCTCCCCAAGAAGGCCCGCTCTCCGAACACAGGGCAGGCCGTAGGGCACATCTTAGGCCAGATCAGACAGCAGTTTGCGGCACAGGTCCGACGCGTTCGACGGGCTGGATGAACATTGGAGCCGGCCGATCCGTGTTACGCCACCGGTCGGCCGTCCCGCTCCTCTTCCAGGTCCATCACCAAGCTCTCCAGCGAGGCATTGTGGCCCGCAGGATCCGTCCGGCCCGTGAGCAGCGCCCACCGCACGTAGAGCGCGAAGAGGTTGAGAACGTCGCCCTCGCAGTACGCGCGAACCTGCTCGATCTCGCCGCGCTCGACCATCCCCTCGACCTCCGATCCGTGTCCGCCGATCTTGCCGGGCAGGCCAATCGCGAGGGCGAGGTCGTCCATTCCCATCACGGCGCAGGAGCGGTAGTCGGATAGCTGCTCCATGAGGTCACACGATGCGGCACTATATGGAGTTCTCCTGGCGGGTATCAGCGTCGGCTACCTGCTCGGCTGGTTGATCCACCGTCGGGACTGAACAGCAGAACGCCCGGCGGAGAGTTCGGACCTTGCCGGGCGTCTGCCAAGGCGAAACGTCGCCCTGAACGAGCAAGCAATGTGCCAACACATTTAATGAACAATTAAGATTTGTCCGTATCGCCGTACTTCAATCGCTTCGCATTTGACAGATATTTGCCATAAGTCATTGGTCCCGTTAGATCCGGATCTCTCTGCCACGTCTCGTCGTACTTCTGCTCTGATCGAATTTCGTGACATGAGCGGGTTGCGAATTCCGCATCCCCAAGCAGGCCACACCCAAGCGACCGCCACGGCTCGATGCCGCTCAATGGAGGCTGATGCAGTCCTCAGCCTCGGAGGAGACAAGAGCCTGACAGTTCAGGTTCAGCGCGTCATACGATAGTTGGCCTAGCTGATTCCTCCCGCTTTTTGCAATGTGCATGTGTGCTAGAGCAGGACATGCTCGCACGTCGGGTGGGTGTAGATAGGCAATAGTAGATAGGCCATGTGCGCACTTAACACGGATCATAGAAATATGGTAGATGGGCTATATGTATCAGGGCTGGAAGCCGAGCAGGGTTTTCAGTCAAAATAGTAGGTTATAATTTTACAAGCCAAAAACTTGCCGAGGTCAGAAGCATGAGCGAGGTGAATATCGCGGATAATCGTCCCCTCGACTTGCTGGTTCGCAAGCTGGAGAGCATGGGACCTCTGACAGCCGATGAGCGGCAGGCGATTTTGAGCTTACCGGCAAGCGTCCGTGTGCTGCCTCCACGGTATGACATCCTGCACGAAGATGATCGGCCCTCTCAGTGCTGCATCGTGCTGAGTGGCTGGTTGTGGTGCTACCGCTCGCTGAGCAGTGGAAAGCGGCAGATCATCTCCCTGCACATGATGGGTGATCTGCCGGACTTGCAGGGCCTGGAACTGCCAGTCATCGACTACAGCCTCGGCACAATCAGTGAGAGCACCGTGGCCTTTACGCCTCGCGTACATCTCCAGGAGCTTGCCGCGACTCAGCCGCGGATTGCTAAAGCGCTCTGGCAGGTCGCAGCCGCGGATGCCGTTGTGACGCGCGAGTGGATGGTGAGCCTCGGGCGGCGGTCTGCCCTTGAACACCTTGCCCATCTACTATGCGAATTATATGTGCGGCAGCAGGCGCTTAAAAAGGCGCGGGATTATTGCTGCGAATTACCGATTAACCAATGCAACATAGCTGACATACTTGGCCTAACGAATGCTCATGTCAACAGAATGGCTAAAATTTTAAAACAGAGAGGTTTAGCAACACTTGACGGAAAAATGTTGTCCATTCACAATTGGTCAAGATTGGTGCGCCTCTGCGAGTTTAACGTGAACTATCTCAGCCCAAAGTTACAAATTATTCCAAAATTGAAGTGCGATCAAACGAACGAGTCATTGCATCTGGATCATCAGCTTAATCTTCGAGATTATGGACGAATTCGATCAGATTATGATGGAGGTGCCGCTGATCGAGCGGTGCCCCCATGCCGTCAGGAGCGGTGGCGCGGCAGGCTGACCTCCAACGCCATTTGAAGGAACGCCAGCGCATCGAACCCGAGCCTCTCGGCAATCCAGCGTGCCGTCGCGATGTCGAAGGTGCCGTCGACCTGCGCGAGCGCCAGCAGCACCTCCTGGCTGGGGGAACAGAGCACTGACCACTATCGTCGCCGCGCGATCTCGGCTTCGGCAGCCTCTCCAGGAACCAAGCCACCAAAGCCGGCTCCAGGCCCGTCCCAACCGTCTGGGCATCTCAGAGCATCACGATTGAGATCGGCCGTCTTAAGGGCAACGTCGTGGCCTGGACGGTTGGGATCAGATAGTCGGGAGAAGGCTTCAAGCATCCTTGTACGATAGCATTCGGCTGACCGCCGCCGCGGTGTACGGCTTGCCCACTTCACTCAGCCATCCCTCTTCGGCGAGGCGCGCGCTGATCTTCCGAAGGCTCAAACGATCGTACCGGCTGAGCTTCTTGGCGCGCTTCACCATCTCGGGATAGGTCTCTATGTAGTTCTTGCGGCCCTCAACCTTCTTGCCAGTCGCATTCCGTTTCCGATCACGCGCGCCGGCCAACTTCGAGACCAGCATCGCCTTCTCGAACTGTGAGACCGCGCCCAGGATCTGCCGGATGAGCACCGCAGTAGGCGTGTCGGACGAGAAGCTGTCTGGATCATCAGCGGCGATCAGCGTGATGCCCTGGGCCTGGAGGAACTTGTAGCCGGTCTCAGCCACGATCAAGTCGCGGGCGAAGCGGCTGGCGGTCTCCACGACTATGGTGCGGCACCCGTTACCGGCGATCGCCTCCAGCATCGCCGCAAACCCCGGCCTCGTGTCGATGGGGTCAGCACCTCGAACGCTGGCGTCGTAGAACTCCTGGACGATCTCCAAACCCGCGTGACGCGCGTATTCCGCGATGGCCTCGCGCTGGCGCTTGGCGCTGTCCTTGTCCTCGCCCACGTTCGTGCTGGAGGAGGTGCGGAGATAGGCGAAAGCCTTGGTTTTCTCTTTGCTTGCCATGGCTTGTGCCGGAACTCGTATCTATATCTTGAGATATCGATACACAATGCTCGAACCGAGTGCCAGTGAAGAACGCCATCGCCCGGCATCAACCTGTTCGCAGATAGCTGGACCGCCCTCCGTGTCTCACGCGATCACTCCGCCACCATCGACACGCACCTCCGTTGAGGTGGAAGGTCGTGGCGCGACGGCGCGTGACGATGATTTGACGCTCGGGCAGCGGCCTCGCTACGAGGGCCTTCTGCCCGCCGGAGAGGTGCACCGCCCGTGCTGCTCAACCCGTTCGATGATCAGCCTGCCCGCGTGGGAGCGAAGGTGGGCCTCACCTATGCGCTTCTCGTCGCGGCCAATGTCGCGGCATGGGCGGCGGCCTTTCTCGCCTTCTCGGATCGGCCGGCCCTGCTCTCGACCGCCTTCCTCGCCTACGCCTTCGGTCTGCGCCACGCCTTCGACGCCGACCACATCGCCGCCATCGACAACGTCGTGCGCAAGCTCATGCAGGAGGGCAAGCAGCCCTACTCGGTCGGCTTCTTCTTCTCCCTCGGCCACTCCACCATCGTCATCCTGGCCTCGGTCCTGATCGCAGCCACGGCCGCCGCTCTGAAGGACAGTCTCAATCAGTTCCACGACCTAGGCGGCGTGATCGGCACCGCTGTCTCGGCCGCCTTCCTTCTCGCCATCGGCATCGCCAACCTGTTTATCCTGCGCGGCGTCTGGGCCGCCTTCACCCGCGTGCGGCAGGGCGGCAAGATCGTGGATGAGGATCTGGACGCGCTGCTTGCCGGGCGCGGGCTGCTGGCGCGGGTGTTCCGCCCGATCTTCGGCGTCGTCTCGCGCTCCTGGCACATGTACCTGATCGGCTTCCTGTTCGGGCTCGGCTTCGACACCGCGACCGAGATCGGGGTGCTCGGCATCTCGGCGACGCAAGCGGCGCAAGGCATGTCGTTCTGGACGATCCTGATCTTCCCTGCGCTCTTCACGGCCGGCATGTCTCTTATGGACACCACCGACAGCGTTCTGATGACCAGGGCCTACGGCTGGGCCTTCGTGAACCCGCTTCGCAAGCTCTGGTACAACCTGACCATCACAGCGGCCTCCGTCGTGATCGCGCTCTTCATCGGCGGCCTGGAGGTGCTGGGCCTGATCGGCGACAAGCTCGGCTTGGAAGGTGGGCTGTGGCGCGCGGTAAGCGTGCTCAACGAGAACCTTGGTGATGTCGGCTTCGCGGTTGTCGGCATCTTCGTGGCAGCATGGATTGCCTCGGCCCTGATCTACCGTGTCAAAGGCTACGACAAGCTCCAGATGCACTGACAAGCTGTGAGCCTTCGCCGGGCCGTTCCCCTTCGCATGACGAGGTGGATTGAGGCTGA
This window encodes:
- a CDS encoding hybrid sensor histidine kinase/response regulator encodes the protein MASENQPTPIISEEQRFRLLIQAVTDYAIFMLDPTGIIISWNPGAERFKGYKEAEILGQHFSRFYTEEDRQTDLPRRALETAARDGRFEQEGWRVRKDGSRMWAHVIIDPIRDPSGTLIGFAKVTRDITKRQAAQQALRETEERFRLLVQGVRDYAIFMLSPEGIVTNWNSGAQRIKGYSEAEIIGQHFSRFYTEEDRAAGVPARALETAARVGKFEAEGWRVRRDGTRFWASVLIDAIRDETGRLVGFAKVTRDITERRNAQQALEKTQAALFQAQKMEALGGLSAGIAHDFNNLLTVVLGNLDLLRRAPEERRARLIDNAMQAVEQGRKLTQQLLAFGRSQTLRPEVVDVTRLILGMNDMLKQSLRGDIGIVLDLAEDLWPVEVDPAQLQIALINLAVNARDAMPKGGQFRIKTENVTTHDGKVAQSVAISVSDTGHGMSPDVLARAFEPFFSTKEVGKGTGLGLPQVYGFAQQSNGSVRVTSEVGHGTTFTISLPRTSAQVPDATGPQRTAGKPVRLLRILLVEDNSQVADATASVLMERGHSVVSAGTAAEALYILNSGQPFDLVLSDLVMPGGMNGLELAKHIRSRWPALPVLLATGYSDQAATATREGFLLISKPYEPAALLLAAERTASPITLSAVQSNVIPLIRPAS
- a CDS encoding sensor histidine kinase gives rise to the protein MKHLFTETFRTPGWPTWAQYLATTAVVTAVLLVRVWLGPHLSGFPVLLFFAAIIVCAVLFDRGCGIYAVLLSAGYVAYFLLSPIYSLKVASPSDIVGLFLFVAIGLATVTIIAAFHSTLHNLAEANTRLAASEQEKDLLLREASHRIRNDLTTLMALVKLQYRTVQDETARAMLAATADRMQVLARVHERLRRDTSKTTVGSYEFLSGLCNDLRTSMIGLRPVVIRAEVEDHALPQDRAVAVGLILNECVTNAMKYAFPDNRPGIIAVRFRREDDALVLEVRDDGVGVAFDGPERARGTGLGQRLIRSMVAQLEGIYDIRPNGGASGTVVTIRFPANP
- a CDS encoding nucleotidyltransferase family protein produces the protein MAQPVSLALQTLYAELVERAAIAQLQTDFSVEGSFYTSTIKGRRYWYFQEPQREHERRKRYVGPDTPDLRKVIDAHKEAKDDFRQRREMIAALLRAGFVRPDSMTGRVLEALANAGVFRMRAVVVGTVAYQCYSGLLGVKLGASNLTTADLDLAQFPSISVAVEDRTDQPFGEILKSVDPNFRPVPHVSNSTRITQYALGTKYRVDILAPNRGPDTDEPVPLPALRGDGQPLRFLDFLLYQEIRAVALHGAGVLINAPAPERYALHKLIVSRERLGSPESQAKALKDMRQAAELIDVLTKQRPYELKDAWSEVMSRGPKWRTNARQAAHLLPESSYKRLVDCVGSLDEH
- a CDS encoding Crp/Fnr family transcriptional regulator — translated: MSEVNIADNRPLDLLVRKLESMGPLTADERQAILSLPASVRVLPPRYDILHEDDRPSQCCIVLSGWLWCYRSLSSGKRQIISLHMMGDLPDLQGLELPVIDYSLGTISESTVAFTPRVHLQELAATQPRIAKALWQVAAADAVVTREWMVSLGRRSALEHLAHLLCELYVRQQALKKARDYCCELPINQCNIADILGLTNAHVNRMAKILKQRGLATLDGKMLSIHNWSRLVRLCEFNVNYLSPKLQIIPKLKCDQTNESLHLDHQLNLRDYGRIRSDYDGGAADRAVPPCRQERWRGRLTSNAI
- a CDS encoding recombinase family protein, with amino-acid sequence MASKEKTKAFAYLRTSSSTNVGEDKDSAKRQREAIAEYARHAGLEIVQEFYDASVRGADPIDTRPGFAAMLEAIAGNGCRTIVVETASRFARDLIVAETGYKFLQAQGITLIAADDPDSFSSDTPTAVLIRQILGAVSQFEKAMLVSKLAGARDRKRNATGKKVEGRKNYIETYPEMVKRAKKLSRYDRLSLRKISARLAEEGWLSEVGKPYTAAAVSRMLSYKDA
- a CDS encoding HoxN/HupN/NixA family nickel/cobalt transporter codes for the protein MLLNPFDDQPARVGAKVGLTYALLVAANVAAWAAAFLAFSDRPALLSTAFLAYAFGLRHAFDADHIAAIDNVVRKLMQEGKQPYSVGFFFSLGHSTIVILASVLIAATAAALKDSLNQFHDLGGVIGTAVSAAFLLAIGIANLFILRGVWAAFTRVRQGGKIVDEDLDALLAGRGLLARVFRPIFGVVSRSWHMYLIGFLFGLGFDTATEIGVLGISATQAAQGMSFWTILIFPALFTAGMSLMDTTDSVLMTRAYGWAFVNPLRKLWYNLTITAASVVIALFIGGLEVLGLIGDKLGLEGGLWRAVSVLNENLGDVGFAVVGIFVAAWIASALIYRVKGYDKLQMH